One Labrus mixtus chromosome 12, fLabMix1.1, whole genome shotgun sequence DNA segment encodes these proteins:
- the LOC132984571 gene encoding uncharacterized protein LOC132984571 gives MMACVFTAGALLLVLLTGSSYSRPVKKDNNPSSSSSHGANPPVGSNWVMPSYGRYAPSATDSGALSNPAPAQAVPDKKYTYSQPTGQKQPNAAAPVPPGYAFQPATIQEGPSSWAVDPPRLPSGSAQRVSSGPDPLASSYVSPYYPQYQGGELSKYEGDFEHSNSESETETSGFQPYPYFDNVQAQPQFTSDVQPPFYGRSWPFLPYPYDYMFMTGQYPAGTLTHSSQSSEQGADQWQDSHYIRDHVPRTRQAEMVPQTYKQPSQSVAQSTGSVYYPYQRIGQAAQ, from the exons ATGATGGCTTGTGTTTTCACTGCTGG gGCTTTGCTGCTTGTTTTGCTGACTGGTTCAAGTTACAGCCGCCCTGTGAAGAAAG ATAATAATCCCAGCTCAAGCAGCAGTCATGGTGCAAACCCTCCTGTTGGCTCAAATTGGGTAATGCCTTCCTATGGTAGATATGCCCCTTCAGCTACTGATTCGGGGGCTCTCTCAAATCCAGCTCCTGCACAAGCTGTCCCAGACAAAAAATATACTTATTCGCAACCCACTGGGCAGAAACAACCTAACGCTGCTGCACCTGTACCTCCAGGCTACGCTTTTCAACCAGCCACTATCCAAG AGGGCCCCTCATCCTGGGCTGTTGACCCTCCTAGGCTTCCTTCTGGTAGCGCTCAACGGGTGTCCAGTGGCCCTGATCCTCTTGCCTCCAGCTATGTCAGCCCTTATTATCCACAGTACCAGGGAGGTGAATTGTCAAAATATGAAGGCGACTTTGAGCACAGCAACTCTGAATCTGAGACTGAAACATCAGGCTTCCAGCCATACCCTTACTTTGACAATGTTCAAGCCCAACCACAGTTCACCAGTGATGTTCAGCCTCCATTCTATGGCCGTAGCTGGCCTTTTCTTCCTTATCCGTATGACTACATGTTCATGACCGGCCAGTATCCTGCaggcacactcactcactcgagCCAAAGCTCTGAGCAGGGAGCAGACCAGTGGCAAGACTCACACTACATTAGGGACCACGTTCCCAGAACTCGGCAGGCTGAGATGGTACCTCAGACCTACAAGCAGCCCAGCCAATCTGTGGCACAAAGCACTGGCAGTGTATACTATCCCTACCAAAGAATTGGTCAGGCAGCTCAATAG